One Mycobacterium marseillense DNA window includes the following coding sequences:
- a CDS encoding ABC transporter permease — translation MSESRFPAGTFAPDPRPSAVPKMLAAQFGLELKLLLRNGEQLLLTMFIPITLLVGLTLLPLGSFGQHRAATFTPVIMALAVISTAFTGQAIAVAFDRRYGALKRLGATPLPVWGIIAGKSLAVVTVVFLQAILLGAIGFALGWRPALIALALGAAVIALGTVVFAALGLLLGGTLRAEIVLAVANLMWFVFAGLGALTVETDIIPTAVKWAARLTPSGALTEALSQAMTMSVDWFGVIVLAAWGALGALSALRWFRFT, via the coding sequence ATGAGCGAATCACGGTTTCCCGCAGGCACTTTCGCCCCCGACCCGCGCCCCAGCGCGGTGCCCAAAATGCTGGCCGCCCAGTTCGGACTGGAGCTCAAGTTGCTGCTGCGCAACGGCGAACAGCTGCTGCTGACCATGTTCATCCCGATCACGCTGCTGGTCGGACTCACGCTGCTGCCGCTCGGCTCGTTCGGCCAGCACCGCGCGGCCACCTTCACCCCGGTCATCATGGCGCTGGCGGTGATCTCGACCGCGTTCACCGGGCAGGCGATCGCGGTCGCCTTCGACCGCCGCTACGGCGCGCTCAAGCGGCTCGGGGCCACCCCGCTTCCGGTGTGGGGCATCATCGCGGGCAAGTCCCTGGCCGTCGTTACGGTGGTTTTCTTGCAGGCAATCCTGTTGGGCGCCATCGGTTTTGCCCTCGGCTGGCGACCCGCCCTGATCGCGTTGGCGCTGGGCGCGGCGGTCATCGCGCTGGGCACCGTGGTGTTCGCGGCACTTGGCCTGCTGCTCGGTGGAACGCTGCGGGCCGAGATCGTGCTGGCGGTGGCCAACCTGATGTGGTTTGTCTTCGCCGGCCTGGGCGCGCTGACCGTGGAAACCGACATCATCCCGACGGCGGTCAAATGGGCGGCCCGACTGACCCCGTCGGGCGCATTGACCGAGGCTCTCTCCCAGGCGATGACCATGTCGGTGGACTGGTTCGGGGTGATCGTCCTGGCGGCATGGGGCGCACTGGGCGCGCTCAGCGCGCTGCGCTGGTTCCGGTTCACCTGA
- the tkt gene encoding transketolase: MTTLEEISTLTQPHLPDDWSELDSAAVDTVRVLAADAVQKVGNGHPGTAMSLAPLAYTLFQRTMRHDPSDTHWLGRDRFVLSCGHSSLTLYLQLYLGGFGLELSDIESLRTWGSKTPGHPEFRHTKGVEITTGPLGQGLASAVGMAMAARYERGLFDPHAAPGTSPFDHFIYVIASDGDIEEGVTSEASSLAAVQQLGNLIVFYDHNQISIEDDTNIALCEDTAARYEAYGWHVQRVEGGENVVDIEEAIAAAKAVTDRPSFIELRTIIGYPAPKLMNTGKAHGAALGDEEVAAVKKILGFDPDKNFEVRDEVIAHTRKLVDRGKEAHEKWQADFDAWVQREPDRKALLDRLTAEKLPDGWDADIPHWEPGSKELATRAASGKVLSALGPKLPELWGGSADLAGSNNTTMDDVKSFGPPSISTKDYTADWYGRTLHFGVREHAMGAILSGIVLHGPTRAYGGTFLQFSDYMRPAVRLASLMDIDTIYVWTHDSVGLGEDGPTHQPIEHLAALRAIPKLSVVRPADANETAHAWRTILARGNGSGPVGLILTRQGVPVLEGTSADGVARGGYILGSDGEEAGQDPDVVLIATGSEVQLAVAAQKLLADKDIVARVVSMPCVEWFESQPDDYRDSVLPPSVSARVAVEAGVAQSWHKLVGDTGKIVSIEHYGESADYKTLFREFGFTAEAVAAAAEQVVDN, translated from the coding sequence GTGACGACACTCGAAGAGATCTCCACGCTGACCCAACCGCACCTCCCGGACGACTGGTCCGAGCTCGACTCGGCGGCCGTCGACACCGTTCGGGTGCTCGCCGCCGACGCGGTGCAAAAGGTCGGCAATGGCCACCCCGGGACGGCGATGAGCCTGGCCCCGCTGGCGTACACCCTGTTCCAGCGGACGATGCGCCACGACCCCAGCGACACCCACTGGCTGGGCCGCGACCGGTTCGTCTTGTCGTGCGGGCACAGCAGCCTGACGCTGTACCTGCAGCTGTATCTGGGCGGTTTCGGCCTGGAGCTCTCCGACATCGAGTCCCTGCGCACCTGGGGATCCAAGACGCCCGGGCACCCGGAGTTCCGCCACACCAAGGGCGTTGAGATCACCACCGGCCCGCTCGGGCAGGGCCTGGCCTCGGCGGTCGGCATGGCGATGGCCGCCCGCTACGAGCGCGGCCTGTTCGACCCCCACGCCGCCCCGGGCACCAGCCCGTTCGATCACTTCATCTATGTGATCGCCTCCGACGGCGACATCGAAGAGGGCGTCACCTCGGAAGCCTCGTCGCTGGCGGCCGTCCAGCAGCTGGGCAACCTCATCGTGTTCTACGACCACAACCAGATTTCCATCGAGGACGACACCAACATCGCGTTGTGCGAGGACACCGCCGCGCGCTACGAGGCCTACGGCTGGCACGTGCAGCGGGTCGAGGGCGGCGAGAACGTCGTGGACATCGAGGAGGCCATCGCCGCCGCCAAGGCCGTCACCGACCGGCCGTCGTTCATCGAGCTGCGCACCATCATCGGCTACCCCGCGCCGAAGCTGATGAACACCGGCAAGGCGCACGGCGCGGCGCTGGGCGACGAGGAGGTCGCCGCGGTCAAGAAGATCCTCGGCTTCGACCCGGACAAGAACTTCGAGGTGCGCGACGAGGTGATCGCCCACACGCGCAAGCTGGTCGACCGCGGCAAGGAAGCGCACGAGAAGTGGCAGGCGGATTTCGACGCGTGGGTGCAGCGCGAACCCGACCGCAAGGCGCTGCTGGACCGGTTGACCGCCGAGAAGTTGCCCGACGGCTGGGACGCCGACATCCCGCACTGGGAGCCGGGTTCCAAGGAGCTGGCCACCCGGGCGGCCTCCGGCAAGGTGCTGTCCGCGCTGGGACCGAAGCTGCCCGAGCTGTGGGGTGGTTCCGCCGACCTGGCGGGCAGCAACAACACCACCATGGATGACGTCAAATCCTTTGGCCCGCCGTCCATTTCGACGAAGGACTACACCGCCGACTGGTACGGCCGCACCCTGCATTTCGGTGTTCGCGAGCACGCGATGGGCGCGATCCTGTCCGGCATCGTGCTGCACGGGCCCACCCGCGCGTACGGCGGCACGTTCCTGCAGTTCTCGGACTACATGCGTCCCGCGGTGCGGCTGGCGTCGCTGATGGACATCGACACCATCTACGTGTGGACGCACGATTCGGTCGGTCTCGGCGAGGACGGGCCCACCCACCAGCCGATCGAGCACCTCGCGGCGTTGCGCGCCATCCCCAAGCTGTCGGTGGTGCGCCCGGCCGACGCCAACGAGACCGCGCACGCCTGGCGCACGATCCTGGCCCGCGGCAACGGCAGCGGCCCGGTGGGGCTGATCCTGACCCGCCAGGGCGTGCCGGTGCTCGAGGGCACCAGCGCCGACGGTGTCGCCCGGGGCGGTTACATCCTGGGCTCGGACGGCGAGGAGGCCGGCCAGGACCCCGACGTGGTGCTCATCGCCACCGGCTCGGAGGTCCAGCTCGCCGTCGCGGCGCAGAAGTTGTTGGCGGACAAGGACATTGTGGCGCGGGTAGTCTCCATGCCGTGCGTCGAATGGTTCGAGTCCCAGCCCGACGACTACCGCGACAGCGTGCTCCCGCCGTCGGTGTCGGCCCGCGTGGCCGTCGAGGCCGGGGTCGCGCAGAGCTGGCACAAGCTGGTCGGTGACACCGGGAAGATCGTTTCGATCGAGCACTACGGCGAATCCGCCGACTACAAGACCTTATTCCGTGAATTCGGCTTCACCGCCGAAGCCGTCGCTGCCGCCGCGGAACAAGTCGTGGATAACTGA
- the mptB gene encoding polyprenol phosphomannose-dependent alpha 1,6 mannosyltransferase MptB yields MAARHHTLSSSIASLHGDEQAVGSPLNDTELTALRRIRLFGATGTMLMAIGALGAGARPVVQDPTFGVRLLNLPSRIQTVSLTMTTTGAVMMALAWLMLGRFALGNRRMSRGDLDRTLLLWVLPLLIAPPMYSKDVYSYLAQSQISLEGLDPYRVGPASGLGLSHIFTLSVPTLWRETPAPYGPLFLWMGRGISAITGENIVAAVLCHRLVELLGVGLIVWATPRLARRCGVAEVSALWLGAANPLLIMHLVAGVHNEALMLGLMLAGAEFALRGVKAPRLLPTSWRPGPDWEPLGMLLAGAVLITLSSQVKLPSLLALGFVTMALAYRWGGTLRALLLAGGGMATLSLAVMAVVGWASGLGFGWIYTLGTANVVRSWMSPPTLLALGTGQVGILLGLGDHTTAVLGLTRAIGVLIITVMVAWLLLSVLRGRLHPIGGLGVALGICVLLFPVVQPWYLLWAIIPLACWATRTGFRVAAIVISLVVGIFGPTANGDRFALFQIVDATLASTLIVVLLIAVTYTRLPWRNPPVQAQEPDPPPAADPAAPAQPAPTPRPAPAHDAYADST; encoded by the coding sequence ATGGCAGCCCGCCACCACACGCTGAGCTCGTCGATCGCGAGTCTGCACGGCGACGAGCAAGCGGTGGGTTCGCCGCTGAACGATACCGAGCTCACCGCGCTGCGCCGCATCCGCCTGTTCGGCGCCACCGGCACCATGCTGATGGCGATCGGCGCGTTGGGCGCCGGGGCCCGGCCCGTCGTGCAGGATCCGACGTTCGGGGTGCGGCTGCTCAACCTGCCGTCGCGCATCCAGACCGTGTCGTTGACGATGACGACGACGGGCGCGGTCATGATGGCGCTGGCCTGGCTGATGCTCGGCCGATTCGCGCTGGGCAACCGGCGGATGTCGCGCGGCGACCTGGACCGCACGCTGCTGTTATGGGTACTGCCGCTGCTGATCGCCCCACCGATGTACAGCAAGGACGTCTACTCCTATCTGGCGCAGAGCCAGATCTCCCTGGAGGGACTCGACCCGTACCGGGTGGGACCGGCCTCCGGGCTGGGCCTGTCCCACATTTTCACCCTGTCAGTGCCGACACTGTGGCGCGAGACACCGGCGCCCTACGGCCCGCTGTTCTTGTGGATGGGGCGCGGCATCTCGGCGATCACCGGGGAAAACATCGTCGCCGCCGTGCTGTGTCACCGGCTGGTGGAGTTGCTCGGCGTCGGGCTGATCGTGTGGGCGACGCCGCGGCTGGCCCGGCGCTGCGGTGTCGCCGAGGTCAGCGCGCTGTGGCTGGGCGCGGCCAATCCGCTGCTGATCATGCATCTGGTGGCCGGCGTGCACAACGAGGCGCTGATGCTGGGCCTGATGCTGGCCGGGGCCGAATTCGCGCTGCGCGGCGTCAAAGCCCCGCGCCTGCTGCCCACCTCGTGGCGGCCGGGCCCGGACTGGGAACCGCTGGGCATGCTGCTGGCCGGCGCCGTGCTGATCACGCTGTCGTCGCAGGTGAAGTTGCCGTCGCTGCTGGCGTTGGGCTTCGTCACGATGGCGCTGGCCTACCGGTGGGGAGGAACCCTGCGCGCCCTGCTGTTGGCGGGTGGCGGCATGGCGACCCTGTCGCTGGCGGTGATGGCCGTCGTCGGCTGGGCCAGCGGGCTGGGCTTCGGCTGGATCTACACGCTGGGCACCGCGAACGTGGTGCGCAGCTGGATGTCGCCGCCGACGCTGCTGGCGCTCGGCACCGGGCAGGTGGGCATTTTGCTGGGCCTGGGCGATCACACCACCGCCGTGCTGGGGCTGACGCGTGCGATCGGCGTGCTGATCATCACGGTCATGGTGGCGTGGCTGCTGTTGTCCGTCTTGCGGGGCAGGCTGCACCCGATCGGAGGGCTCGGCGTGGCGCTGGGCATCTGCGTGCTGCTGTTTCCCGTCGTGCAGCCCTGGTATCTGCTGTGGGCGATCATCCCGCTGGCCTGCTGGGCCACCCGCACCGGCTTCCGGGTGGCGGCGATCGTGATCAGCCTCGTGGTCGGGATCTTCGGCCCGACCGCCAACGGTGACCGGTTCGCGCTGTTCCAGATCGTCGACGCCACGCTGGCCAGCACCCTCATCGTGGTGCTGCTCATCGCGGTGACCTACACCCGGTTGCCGTGGCGGAACCCGCCGGTGCAGGCGCAAGAACCCGACCCCCCACCGGCGGCCGACCCGGCGGCACCCGCGCAGCCCGCCCCGACCCCGCGGCCGGCGCCGGCGCATGACGCCTACGCTGATTCCACGTGA
- a CDS encoding COX15/CtaA family protein, whose product MLGRTLLRLVDLLPNPSLGVQRLIAVAVILTQGGIAITGAIVRVTASGLGCPTWPQCFPGSFVPVAHAEVPHIHQAVEFGNRMVTFAVVITAALAVLAVTRARRRREVLVYAWLMPVSTVVQAVIGGITVRTGLLWWTVAIHLLTSMTMVWLAVLLYVKIGEPDDAVARVPIPAPLRALTALSGVNLAAVLVTGTLVTAAGPHAGDRSPTRTVPRLKVEVDTLVHVHSSLLIAYLALLVGLGFGLLAVRATRPVLVRLAVLLVLVFAQAAVGTAQYYTGVPAVLVALHVAGAAACTAATAALWASMRERLRERAEAEPLAA is encoded by the coding sequence GTGCTTGGACGAACGCTGTTGCGGCTGGTGGACCTGCTCCCCAATCCCAGTCTGGGCGTCCAACGGCTGATCGCCGTGGCCGTCATCCTGACCCAGGGCGGCATCGCCATCACCGGCGCGATCGTGCGCGTCACCGCCTCGGGGCTGGGCTGCCCCACCTGGCCGCAATGCTTTCCGGGCAGCTTCGTCCCGGTGGCCCACGCCGAGGTGCCGCACATCCACCAGGCCGTCGAATTCGGCAACCGGATGGTCACCTTCGCCGTGGTGATCACCGCGGCGCTGGCCGTGCTCGCGGTGACCCGAGCCCGACGGCGGCGCGAGGTGCTCGTCTACGCCTGGTTGATGCCGGTATCGACGGTCGTGCAGGCGGTGATCGGCGGGATCACGGTGCGCACCGGGCTGCTGTGGTGGACGGTGGCCATCCACCTGCTGACGTCGATGACGATGGTGTGGCTCGCGGTGCTGCTGTACGTCAAGATCGGCGAGCCGGACGACGCGGTGGCGCGCGTGCCGATCCCCGCGCCGTTGCGCGCGCTGACCGCGCTGTCCGGCGTGAACCTGGCCGCGGTGCTGGTCACCGGCACGCTGGTGACGGCCGCCGGCCCGCACGCGGGTGATCGCAGCCCCACCCGGACCGTGCCACGACTCAAGGTCGAAGTGGACACCCTGGTGCACGTGCACTCGTCGCTGCTGATCGCCTACCTGGCGCTGTTGGTGGGCCTGGGCTTCGGGCTGCTGGCCGTGCGGGCCACCCGGCCCGTGCTGGTGCGGCTCGCGGTGCTGCTGGTGCTGGTGTTCGCCCAGGCCGCCGTCGGCACCGCGCAGTACTACACCGGGGTTCCCGCCGTGCTGGTCGCGCTACACGTCGCGGGGGCCGCAGCGTGCACCGCGGCCACCGCGGCGCTATGGGCGTCCATGCGGGAACGGTTGCGAGAGCGGGCCGAGGCCGAGCCGCTCGCAGCCTGA
- a CDS encoding ABC transporter ATP-binding protein: protein MSADVPEVVVRLRGVSKHYGSGGAVVAAVSDLDLEVHAAEVLALLGPNGAGKTTTVEMCEGFVRPDAGTIEVLGLDPIADNARLRARIGVMLQGGGGYPAARAGEMLDLVAAYAADPLDPAWLLDTLGLTDAARTTYRRLSGGQQQRLALACALVGRPELVFLDEPTAGMDAHARLLVWELIDALRRDGVTVLLTTHQLKEAEELADRLVIIDNGATVASGTPTELMRSGAKDQLRFSAPPRLDLSLLSAALPEDYKATEVTPGEYLVEGPVDPQVLATVTAWCARIDVLATDMRVEQRSLEDVFLDLTGRKLRP from the coding sequence GTGAGCGCGGACGTTCCTGAAGTAGTCGTGCGGCTGCGCGGCGTGAGCAAGCACTACGGATCCGGCGGGGCTGTCGTGGCGGCCGTCTCGGATCTCGACCTGGAAGTGCACGCCGCCGAAGTGCTGGCCCTGCTCGGCCCCAACGGCGCCGGCAAGACCACGACGGTGGAGATGTGCGAGGGCTTCGTGCGCCCGGACGCCGGCACCATCGAGGTGCTCGGCCTGGATCCGATCGCCGACAACGCGCGGCTGCGGGCGCGCATCGGTGTGATGCTGCAGGGCGGCGGCGGCTACCCCGCGGCCCGCGCCGGCGAGATGCTCGACCTGGTGGCCGCCTACGCCGCCGACCCGCTGGACCCCGCCTGGCTGCTGGACACGCTGGGCCTCACCGACGCCGCGCGCACCACCTACCGGCGGCTCTCCGGCGGGCAGCAGCAACGGCTGGCGCTGGCGTGCGCGCTGGTCGGGCGGCCCGAACTGGTGTTCCTCGACGAGCCCACGGCGGGCATGGACGCGCACGCCCGGCTGTTGGTGTGGGAGCTCATCGACGCGCTGCGCCGCGACGGCGTGACGGTGCTGCTCACCACCCACCAGCTCAAGGAGGCCGAGGAACTCGCCGACCGACTGGTGATCATCGACAACGGGGCGACGGTCGCCTCGGGCACGCCCACGGAGCTGATGCGCAGCGGGGCCAAGGACCAGTTGCGGTTCAGCGCGCCGCCACGGCTCGACCTGTCCCTGTTGTCCGCGGCGCTGCCCGAGGACTACAAAGCCACCGAGGTGACGCCGGGCGAGTACCTGGTCGAGGGTCCGGTCGACCCGCAGGTGCTCGCGACGGTCACCGCGTGGTGCGCCCGGATCGACGTGCTGGCCACCGATATGCGCGTCGAGCAGCGCAGCCTCGAGGACGTGTTCCTCGACCTGACCGGCAGGAAGTTACGGCCATGA
- the tal gene encoding transaldolase: MTAQNPNLAALSAAGVSVWLDDLSRERLQSGNLQELIDTKSVVGVTTNPSIFQKAFAEGDAYDGQIAELAERGADVDATIRTVTTDDVRNACDVLTREWENSDGVDGRVSIEVDPRLAGETDKTIAQAVELWKIVDRPNLFIKIPATEAGIPAITAVLAEGISVNVTLIFSVERYRAVMDAYLAGMEKAREGGHDLSKIHSVASFFVSRVDTEVDKRLEKIGGEDALALRGQAGVANARLAYAAYQEVFDGGERYQALKADGARVQRPLWASTGVKNPDYSDTLYVTELVAPNTVNTMPEKTIDAVADHGEIKGDTVTGTGADAQQVFDKLAAVGIDLPDVFIVLEDEGVEKFVDSWSELLEETQKQLGSASK; this comes from the coding sequence ATGACCGCTCAGAACCCTAACCTCGCGGCGCTGAGCGCCGCGGGCGTATCCGTGTGGCTCGACGACCTGTCGCGCGAGCGGCTGCAGTCGGGGAACCTGCAGGAGCTCATCGACACCAAAAGCGTTGTCGGCGTGACCACCAACCCGTCGATCTTCCAGAAGGCGTTCGCCGAGGGCGACGCCTACGACGGTCAGATCGCCGAGCTCGCCGAGCGCGGCGCCGACGTCGACGCCACCATCCGCACCGTCACCACCGACGACGTGCGCAACGCGTGCGACGTGCTGACGCGCGAGTGGGAGAACTCCGACGGTGTCGACGGCCGGGTGTCCATCGAGGTGGACCCGCGGCTGGCGGGCGAGACCGACAAGACCATCGCGCAGGCCGTCGAGCTGTGGAAAATCGTCGACCGGCCGAACCTGTTCATCAAGATCCCGGCGACCGAGGCCGGGATTCCGGCGATCACCGCCGTTCTGGCGGAAGGGATTTCGGTCAACGTCACGCTGATCTTCTCCGTCGAGCGGTACCGGGCCGTGATGGACGCCTACCTTGCCGGCATGGAGAAGGCCCGCGAAGGCGGACACGACCTGTCCAAGATCCATTCGGTGGCTTCGTTTTTCGTCTCCCGGGTGGATACCGAGGTCGACAAGCGGCTGGAGAAGATCGGCGGCGAGGACGCCCTCGCGTTGCGCGGCCAGGCCGGCGTGGCCAACGCCCGGCTGGCCTACGCGGCCTACCAGGAGGTGTTCGACGGCGGCGAGCGCTACCAGGCGCTCAAGGCCGACGGGGCCCGGGTGCAGCGTCCGTTGTGGGCGTCGACCGGAGTCAAGAACCCCGACTACTCCGACACGCTGTATGTCACCGAGCTGGTGGCGCCCAACACGGTGAACACCATGCCGGAGAAGACCATTGACGCCGTCGCCGATCACGGCGAGATCAAGGGCGACACCGTCACCGGCACCGGCGCGGACGCCCAGCAGGTGTTCGACAAACTGGCGGCGGTCGGCATCGATCTGCCGGATGTCTTCATTGTGCTGGAGGACGAGGGCGTGGAGAAGTTCGTGGATTCGTGGTCCGAGCTGCTGGAGGAAACGCAGAAGCAGCTGGGTTCCGCCTCCAAATGA
- a CDS encoding quinone oxidoreductase family protein: MHAIEVSETGGPEVLRYVDTPQPTPGPGEVLIEAEAIGVNYIDTYFRSGQYPRQLPFILGQETSGTVVNTGEGVDSFTAGDRVVTAAASGGYAEYATAPASFTAAVPDAVPADVAASALLKGLTAHYLLKSVYPVQAGDTVLVHAGAGGVGLILTQWAHLLGARVITTVSTPEKERLSRRAGADEVLSYPDDADEFGERIRALTDGAGVAAVYDGVGATTFDASLASLAVRGTLALFGAASGPVPPFDPQRLNAAGSVFLTRPSLAHFVRTGQEFSWRAEELFAAVAGGDITVEVGGRYPLADAARAHQDLQGRKTTGSLVLVP, from the coding sequence ATGCACGCAATCGAAGTCAGCGAAACCGGCGGCCCCGAGGTGCTGCGCTACGTCGATACGCCACAACCCACACCCGGACCGGGCGAGGTGCTGATCGAGGCCGAGGCCATCGGCGTCAACTACATCGACACGTATTTCCGTTCGGGGCAGTATCCGCGCCAGCTGCCGTTCATCCTCGGCCAGGAGACGAGCGGCACGGTGGTCAACACCGGCGAGGGCGTCGACAGTTTCACCGCGGGCGACCGGGTGGTCACCGCCGCCGCCTCCGGCGGTTATGCCGAATATGCCACCGCCCCAGCCTCTTTCACCGCCGCGGTGCCCGACGCGGTTCCCGCCGACGTGGCGGCCTCGGCCCTGCTGAAGGGCCTGACCGCCCATTACCTGTTGAAGTCGGTGTATCCGGTGCAGGCCGGCGACACGGTGCTGGTGCACGCGGGCGCGGGCGGTGTCGGCCTGATCTTGACGCAGTGGGCACACCTGTTGGGCGCGCGGGTGATCACGACGGTCTCGACTCCGGAAAAGGAGCGCCTGTCGCGACGGGCCGGCGCCGACGAGGTGCTCTCCTACCCCGACGACGCCGACGAATTCGGCGAGCGGATCCGCGCGTTGACCGACGGCGCCGGGGTGGCCGCGGTGTACGACGGCGTGGGCGCGACCACGTTCGACGCCAGCCTGGCCAGCCTGGCTGTGCGGGGCACGCTCGCGTTGTTCGGCGCGGCCAGCGGGCCGGTTCCGCCATTCGATCCCCAGCGCCTCAACGCCGCCGGCTCGGTGTTTCTGACCCGGCCGTCGCTGGCGCACTTCGTCCGCACCGGGCAGGAATTCAGCTGGCGGGCAGAGGAATTGTTCGCCGCGGTCGCCGGGGGCGACATCACCGTGGAGGTCGGCGGGCGCTACCCGCTGGCCGATGCGGCCCGCGCCCACCAGGATCTGCAGGGCCGCAAGACCACCGGCTCGCTCGTGCTGGTGCCCTGA
- a CDS encoding heme o synthase: protein MSVRGRAAPSHLPSRIQGTVLAYLALTKPRVIELLLVTAIPAMLLAQRGTVNPLLIVNTLIGGMLAAGGANTLNCVADADIDKVMKRTARRPLARAAVPTRNALVLGLVLTVGSFFWLWWTTNLLSGLLALATIAFYVFVYTLLLKRRTSQNVVWGGAAGCMPVMIGWSAVTNTIGWPALVMFAIIFFWTPPHTWALAMRYKDDYKAAGVPMLPAVATERQVTKQILIYTWLTVLSTLALALATGWLYAAVAVVAGVWFLAMAHQLYAGVRVGEPVKPLRLFLQSNNYLAVVFCALAIDSAIGLPHLF, encoded by the coding sequence GTGAGCGTTCGCGGGCGCGCCGCGCCGAGCCACTTGCCAAGCCGGATACAAGGCACGGTGCTGGCATATCTGGCGCTGACCAAGCCGCGGGTCATTGAGCTGCTGCTCGTGACCGCGATCCCGGCGATGCTGCTCGCCCAGCGCGGCACGGTCAACCCGCTGCTCATCGTCAACACGCTGATCGGCGGCATGCTGGCCGCCGGGGGCGCCAACACGCTGAACTGCGTGGCCGATGCGGACATCGACAAAGTGATGAAGCGCACCGCCCGCCGGCCGTTGGCGCGGGCCGCGGTGCCCACGCGCAACGCCCTGGTGCTCGGGCTGGTGCTGACGGTCGGGTCGTTCTTCTGGCTGTGGTGGACGACGAACCTGCTGTCGGGGCTGCTGGCCCTGGCGACGATCGCGTTCTATGTGTTCGTCTACACACTGCTGCTCAAGCGGCGCACCTCGCAGAACGTCGTGTGGGGCGGCGCGGCCGGTTGCATGCCGGTGATGATCGGCTGGTCGGCCGTGACGAACACCATCGGCTGGCCCGCCCTGGTGATGTTCGCCATCATCTTCTTCTGGACGCCGCCGCACACCTGGGCGCTGGCGATGCGCTACAAGGACGACTACAAAGCGGCGGGCGTCCCGATGCTGCCGGCCGTCGCGACCGAGCGCCAGGTGACCAAGCAGATCCTGATCTACACCTGGCTGACGGTGCTGTCCACGCTGGCGCTGGCGCTGGCGACCGGCTGGCTGTACGCGGCGGTCGCGGTGGTCGCCGGGGTGTGGTTCCTGGCGATGGCGCACCAGCTGTACGCGGGCGTGCGCGTCGGTGAGCCGGTCAAGCCGCTGCGGCTGTTCCTGCAGTCGAACAATTACCTGGCGGTGGTGTTCTGCGCGCTGGCGATCGACTCGGCTATCGGGTTGCCGCACCTGTTCTGA